GGTCGCGAATGAGCGGCTCCATGACGCCGCCCGAATCGCTCGTCGTGACGACGTTGACGACACCCTTCGGGACGCCGACCTCCTCGAGGAGCGCGACGAGGGCGAGCATCGTCAGCGGCGTCTCGGCGGCGGGCTTGATGACCATCGTGCAACCGGCCGCGAGCGCCGGACCGATCTTGCGCGTGCCCATGGCGAGCGGGAAGTTCCACGGCGTGATCATGAGGCACGGGCCGACGGGCTGCTTCATCGACAGCAGTCGCGATCCGCCCGCGGGGGCGGGCAGGTACGTGCCGTTGATGCGCACGGCCTCCTCCGCGAACCAGCGGAAGTACTCGGCGCCATAGGCGACCTCTCCCTTGGCCTCGGCGAAGGGCTTGCCCATCTCGAGGGTCATGAGCGCCGCGAAGTCGTCGGTGCGCTCGATGAGCAGCTCGAACGCCTTGCGCAGCAGTTCGGAACGCTCACGCGGTGTGGTGGCCGCCCAGCTCGCCTGCGCGGCGTGCGCGGCGGCGAGGGCTGCGTCGCCGTCAGCGGGGGAGGCGTCGGCGACGCGCGCGAGGACCTCGCCGGTCGCGGGGTTCGTCACCTCGAGCGTCTTGCCGCCCTCCGCGTCGCGCCATGCGCCGTCGACGAACAGCTGCTTCGGCACGTCGTTGATCAGAGCCTTCGTGTCCATGTGTCTTTCCTATCCCAGATTCGTGGTGTACCGGCGAGTACGGCGGGTGCAGCTGTGGAAGCGGCTGTGCCGGATCGCCCGGGGCGGGGCGATCCGACACAGCCTGTGGATGGTCGTGCTCGCTCAGGCGCTCAGGCAGTCGCGGAGTCGAACGCTTCGGCGATGATGTCGAGGCCTTCGCGCAGCAGGCCGTCACCGATGACGAGCGGCGGCAGGAAGCGCAGGACGTTGCCGTACGTGCCGGCCGTCAGCGTGACGACGCCCTGAGCGTTCGCGGCGGCCGCGATCTTCTTCGTCAGGTCGGCGTCGGGCTCCTTCGTGCCGGCCTTGACGATCTCGACGGCCATCATGCCGCCGCGTCCGCGGATGTCGCCGACGACGTCGTGCGTGTCGGCGATCTGGCCGAGGCGCTCGCGGAAGATCGCCTCGATCTCCTTGGCGCGCGCGGGCAGGTTCTCCGACTCCATCGTCTCGATGGCGCCGAGGGCGCCCGCGCAGGCGACGGGGTTGCCGCCGTAGGTGCCGCCGAGGCCGCCTGCGTGGACGGCGTCCATGATCTCGGCGCGGCCCGTCACGGCCGCGAGCGGCAGGCCGCCCGCGATGCCCTTGGCGGTCGTGATGAGGTCGGGCACAACGCCTTCGGCGTCGCACGCGAACCAGTCGCCGGTGCGGCAGAAACCGCTCTGCACCTCGTCGGCGATGAAGACGATGCCGTTCTCGCGGCACCAGTCGGCGACCTTCTTCAACCAGCCGGCGGGCGGCACGATGAACCCGCCCTCACCCTGGATGGGCTCGATGATGACGGCCGCGACGTTCTGCTCGCCGATCTGCGCGTGCACAGCGCTCGTGAACGCCTCGAAGGCGTCGTCAGTGATCGTGTCGGCGTTGCCGACCCAGCGGTACGGGTACGCCATCGGCATGCGGTAGACGTCGCCCGCGAACGGCCCGAAGCCCTGCTTGTACGGCATGTTCTTCGCCGTGAGCGCCATCGTCAGGTTCGTGCGGCCGTGGTAGGCGTGGTCGAACGCGACGACGGCCTGACGGCCCGTGTGGACGCGCGCGATCTTGACGGCGTTCTCGACGGCCTCGGCGCCCGAGTTGAACAGCGCCGAACGCTTCTCGTGGTCACCGGGCGTCAGCTCGTTGAGCTTCTCGCAGACGGCCGTGTACTCCTCGTACGGCGTCACCATGAAGCAGGTGTGCGTGAAGTCGTCGAGCTGGTTCTTGGCCTTCTCGACGACCTTCGGCGCCGAGTTGCCGACGCTCGTCA
This region of Dermacoccus nishinomiyaensis genomic DNA includes:
- the gabT gene encoding 4-aminobutyrate--2-oxoglutarate transaminase — its product is MTSVPQERKLVTAIPGPKSQELHQRTKGAVSAGVGIGLPVYVERAGGGILVDVDGNQLIDFGSGIAVTSVGNSAPKVVEKAKNQLDDFTHTCFMVTPYEEYTAVCEKLNELTPGDHEKRSALFNSGAEAVENAVKIARVHTGRQAVVAFDHAYHGRTNLTMALTAKNMPYKQGFGPFAGDVYRMPMAYPYRWVGNADTITDDAFEAFTSAVHAQIGEQNVAAVIIEPIQGEGGFIVPPAGWLKKVADWCRENGIVFIADEVQSGFCRTGDWFACDAEGVVPDLITTAKGIAGGLPLAAVTGRAEIMDAVHAGGLGGTYGGNPVACAGALGAIETMESENLPARAKEIEAIFRERLGQIADTHDVVGDIRGRGGMMAVEIVKAGTKEPDADLTKKIAAAANAQGVVTLTAGTYGNVLRFLPPLVIGDGLLREGLDIIAEAFDSATA